The following coding sequences are from one Lysobacterales bacterium window:
- a CDS encoding transporter substrate-binding domain-containing protein, translated as MNLACCRLLALALSVSTCLAGHARAAGTTQGDVDCPAVDAPALAGLDFDESLASGRAVPVFVYVPAPAFAYRQDGRLTGVTVELLRDFAAFLRAQHGLEVAPCWLEQPDWRTFYAQVRDGRGGVFGVGNVTITQARRGELAFSPPYLRNIAVLVSHRDVAELGAMDEVADAFAGLTALEFTGTLHAQRIQALATAWMPGLRRDGVDSNEALVRRIAEGGHFGYMDAYNYWRAVDAGLPLRRHAVADEGAETFGVILPLDGGWQAAIDAFFAADGGYASGERFRGHLRAHLGEALAAMLVVE; from the coding sequence ATGAACCTCGCTTGCTGCCGACTGCTGGCCCTAGCCCTTTCCGTTTCCACCTGCCTGGCCGGCCACGCCCGTGCCGCTGGGACCACACAAGGCGACGTCGATTGCCCGGCAGTCGACGCCCCCGCGCTTGCGGGACTGGATTTCGACGAGTCGCTCGCCAGCGGCCGGGCGGTGCCGGTGTTCGTCTACGTGCCGGCGCCGGCCTTCGCCTACCGGCAGGACGGCCGGCTGACCGGCGTCACCGTCGAGCTGCTGCGCGATTTCGCGGCGTTCCTGCGCGCGCAGCACGGTTTGGAGGTGGCGCCGTGCTGGCTGGAGCAGCCGGACTGGCGGACGTTCTACGCGCAGGTCCGCGACGGGCGCGGCGGGGTGTTCGGGGTGGGCAACGTGACGATCACCCAGGCGCGCCGAGGCGAGCTGGCGTTCTCGCCGCCCTATCTGCGCAACATCGCGGTGCTGGTCAGCCACCGCGACGTCGCCGAACTCGGGGCGATGGACGAAGTCGCCGACGCCTTCGCGGGGCTGACGGCGCTGGAGTTCACCGGCACCCTGCATGCGCAGCGCATCCAGGCCCTGGCCACGGCCTGGATGCCGGGGCTGCGCCGCGATGGCGTCGACAGCAACGAGGCGCTGGTCCGGCGCATCGCCGAAGGCGGCCACTTCGGCTACATGGACGCCTACAACTACTGGCGCGCCGTCGACGCCGGCCTGCCGCTGCGTCGTCATGCAGTCGCCGACGAGGGCGCGGAGACCTTCGGCGTCATCCTGCCGCTGGACGGCGGCTGGCAGGCGGCGATCGACGCCTTCTTCGCAGCCGACGGCGGCTATGCGTCCGGGGAACGCTTCCGAGGCCACCTGCGCGCGCACCTGGGCGAGGCCCTGGCCGCGATGCTCGTCGTCGAGTGA
- a CDS encoding type II toxin-antitoxin system RelE/ParE family toxin, translating to MARVRLAPGVIDDLDRIVDHLLRHEAKAAQTRVAGIISALDVLEANPLIGWPAGEDRRELVIGRGAEDYVALYRYLPMLDVALVLAIRGQREAGYARA from the coding sequence ATGGCACGCGTCCGCCTTGCGCCCGGCGTGATCGACGACCTCGACCGCATCGTCGACCACCTGTTGCGCCACGAGGCCAAGGCCGCGCAGACGCGGGTCGCCGGGATCATCAGCGCCCTGGATGTGCTCGAAGCCAACCCACTGATCGGCTGGCCGGCCGGCGAAGACCGGCGCGAACTGGTGATCGGTCGCGGCGCGGAGGATTACGTGGCGCTGTATCGCTACCTGCCGATGCTGGACGTGGCCCTTGTGCTGGCGATCCGCGGGCAACGCGAGGCGGGTTACGCGCGGGCGTGA
- a CDS encoding ribbon-helix-helix protein, CopG family: MSTTTIRLPEELKARIARAAEAAGTTSHNFILEAIAEKATLSEQRAAFHAVADQRYAQFLETGQAIPWEEARTWLQQRLSGKPVKAPATRKQAR; the protein is encoded by the coding sequence ATGAGCACGACCACCATCCGCCTTCCTGAAGAACTGAAGGCGCGCATCGCCAGGGCGGCGGAAGCGGCCGGAACCACCTCGCACAACTTCATCCTGGAAGCCATCGCGGAAAAGGCGACCTTGAGCGAGCAGCGTGCTGCCTTCCACGCGGTCGCCGACCAGCGCTATGCGCAGTTCCTGGAGACCGGGCAGGCGATCCCCTGGGAAGAGGCACGCACCTGGCTGCAACAACGGCTCTCCGGGAAACCGGTCAAGGCACCCGCAACCAGGAAGCAGGCCAGGTGA
- the katG gene encoding catalase/peroxidase HPI, with protein MSNEAKCPVHGGTGHIGIGQGPRNLDWWPNALKLDVLHQHSPRSNPLGEAFDYRKEFEKLDLDAVVADLKALMTDSQEWWPADYGHYGGLFVRMTWHAAGTYRIYDGRGGGGTGDQRFAPLNSWPDNGNLDKARRLLWPIKQKYGKQLSWADLLILAGTVAMESMGFRTFGFAGGRADIWEPPIIDWGAEKEWLATSDKPNSRYSGERDLADPLAAVQMGLIYVNPEGPDGNPDPLASARDIRETFARMAMNDEETVALTAGGHTFGKAHGGGDAAKVGAEPEAADIAEQGFGWISTHGSGKGNDAITSGIEGSWTPNPIQWDNGYFDMLFGYEWELVKSPAGAHQWHPINPRPEHMAPSAHDPSRKVTVMMTTADMAMRMDPAYEKISRRFHANPDEFADAFARAWFKLTHRDMGPRSRYLGKLVPKEVLIWQDPVPEVDHPLVDADDVAALKATVLASGLSTQELVSTAWASASTFRGSDKRGGANGARIRLAPQKDWAVNQPARLGKVLGVLEGIRKDFDASASGGKRVSLADLIVIAGNAAVEDAAGKGGVKVSVPFHPGRTDASQEQTDIDSFAVLEPRADGFRNYVAKGYEGSQVERLIDRAQLLTLSAPEMTVLIGGLRALDANVDGTRHGVFTSRPGVLSNDFFVNLLDMGTKWSRTATDPDVLEGRCRKTGALKWTGTVVDLVFGSNSQLRALSEVYAESDGQPKFVHDFIAAWTKVMEADRFDLK; from the coding sequence ATGTCCAACGAAGCGAAATGCCCCGTCCACGGCGGCACCGGCCACATCGGCATCGGCCAGGGCCCGCGCAATCTCGATTGGTGGCCGAACGCGCTGAAACTCGACGTCCTGCACCAGCACTCGCCGAGATCGAATCCGCTCGGCGAGGCGTTCGATTACCGGAAGGAATTCGAAAAGCTCGATCTCGACGCGGTGGTCGCCGACCTGAAGGCGCTGATGACCGACTCGCAGGAGTGGTGGCCCGCGGACTATGGCCACTACGGCGGTCTGTTCGTGCGCATGACCTGGCACGCGGCTGGCACCTACCGCATCTATGACGGCCGCGGCGGCGGTGGCACCGGCGACCAGCGCTTCGCCCCGCTGAACAGCTGGCCCGACAACGGCAATCTCGACAAGGCGCGCCGTCTGCTGTGGCCGATCAAGCAGAAGTACGGCAAGCAGCTGAGCTGGGCCGACCTGTTGATCCTTGCCGGCACCGTCGCGATGGAGTCGATGGGCTTCAGGACCTTCGGTTTCGCCGGAGGCCGTGCCGATATCTGGGAGCCGCCGATCATCGACTGGGGTGCAGAGAAGGAATGGCTGGCCACCAGCGACAAGCCGAACAGTCGCTACTCGGGCGAACGCGACCTTGCCGATCCGTTGGCCGCGGTGCAGATGGGCCTGATCTACGTGAACCCGGAAGGCCCGGACGGCAACCCCGACCCGCTGGCGTCGGCGCGCGACATCCGCGAGACCTTCGCGCGCATGGCGATGAACGACGAGGAGACGGTCGCCCTGACCGCCGGCGGTCATACCTTCGGCAAGGCGCACGGCGGTGGCGATGCCGCCAAGGTCGGCGCCGAGCCCGAGGCCGCCGACATCGCCGAACAGGGCTTCGGCTGGATCAGCACACATGGCAGCGGCAAGGGCAACGACGCGATCACCAGCGGCATCGAGGGCTCGTGGACGCCGAACCCGATCCAGTGGGACAACGGCTACTTCGACATGCTGTTCGGTTACGAGTGGGAGCTGGTGAAGAGTCCTGCCGGTGCGCATCAGTGGCACCCGATCAATCCGCGTCCAGAGCACATGGCGCCGTCAGCGCATGACCCGTCCAGGAAGGTCACGGTGATGATGACCACCGCCGACATGGCGATGCGGATGGATCCGGCCTACGAGAAGATTTCGCGGCGTTTCCACGCCAACCCGGACGAGTTCGCCGACGCCTTCGCCCGCGCCTGGTTCAAGCTGACCCATCGCGACATGGGCCCGCGCTCGCGCTATCTGGGCAAGCTGGTTCCGAAGGAGGTGCTGATCTGGCAGGACCCTGTGCCCGAGGTCGACCACCCGCTGGTCGATGCCGATGATGTCGCGGCGCTGAAGGCCACGGTGCTGGCGTCGGGCCTGTCCACCCAGGAGCTGGTGTCCACCGCCTGGGCGTCCGCATCGACCTTCCGTGGCAGCGACAAGCGTGGTGGCGCCAATGGCGCGCGCATCCGGCTGGCGCCGCAGAAGGACTGGGCCGTCAATCAGCCGGCCCGACTGGGCAAGGTGCTGGGTGTGCTCGAAGGTATCCGGAAGGACTTCGACGCCTCGGCCTCGGGCGGCAAGCGGGTCTCGCTGGCCGATCTGATCGTCATTGCCGGCAATGCCGCAGTCGAGGATGCGGCAGGCAAGGGTGGCGTCAAGGTCAGCGTGCCCTTCCACCCCGGTCGCACGGACGCCAGCCAGGAGCAGACCGATATCGACAGCTTCGCCGTGCTCGAGCCGCGCGCCGATGGCTTCCGCAACTACGTCGCCAAGGGCTACGAGGGTTCGCAGGTCGAGCGCCTGATCGACAGGGCGCAACTGCTGACCCTGTCGGCGCCCGAGATGACGGTGCTGATCGGTGGGCTGCGCGCGCTCGATGCCAATGTCGATGGCACAAGGCACGGCGTGTTCACTTCGCGGCCCGGTGTGCTGAGCAACGACTTTTTCGTCAACCTCCTCGACATGGGCACGAAGTGGAGCCGCACGGCCACGGATCCGGATGTGCTGGAGGGTCGTTGCCGCAAGACCGGTGCGCTGAAGTGGACGGGTACCGTGGTCGACCTGGTGTTCGGGTCGAACTCGCAGTTGCGCGCGCTCTCCGAGGTCTACGCCGAAAGCGACGGCCAGCCGAAGTTCGTGCACGATTTCATCGCTGCCTGGACCAAGGTGATGGAGGCCGACCGCTTCGACCTGAAGTAG
- a CDS encoding sigma-70 family RNA polymerase sigma factor: MSGGRPPGLEALLANLLARHGARLRALVAQHCSANQGLDPDDIEQEVRIRLWKALERENNPALPASYIQRVVVTTVIDALRRSKPEQTTALPEDGQEAGIEALLDPVGPVRSARDGQHMDMVRAAIEALPGRRRQPVRLALQGFTPEEIGELLDMTATMAKNLMYRGLYELRDRLRAAGLDGSDDD, encoded by the coding sequence GTGAGCGGCGGCCGGCCGCCTGGGCTGGAGGCGCTGCTGGCGAACCTGCTGGCCCGCCACGGCGCCCGGCTGCGCGCGCTCGTTGCCCAGCATTGCTCGGCAAATCAAGGACTTGACCCGGACGACATCGAGCAGGAGGTGCGCATCCGGCTGTGGAAGGCGCTGGAGCGTGAGAACAATCCGGCCCTGCCTGCGTCTTATATCCAGCGGGTCGTGGTCACCACGGTGATCGACGCCCTGCGCCGCAGCAAGCCGGAACAGACCACGGCATTGCCCGAGGACGGCCAGGAGGCCGGCATCGAGGCCTTGCTTGACCCGGTCGGTCCGGTGCGCAGCGCCCGCGATGGTCAGCACATGGACATGGTCCGTGCCGCCATCGAGGCGTTGCCGGGGCGGCGGCGGCAGCCGGTACGGCTGGCGCTGCAGGGCTTCACCCCGGAGGAGATCGGCGAGCTGCTGGACATGACCGCGACGATGGCCAAGAACCTGATGTACCGCGGCCTGTACGAATTGCGAGACCGCCTGCGGGCGGCCGGACTGGATGGAAGCGACGATGACTGA
- a CDS encoding peptide chain release factor 3, giving the protein MTTPAQEAARRRTFAIISHPDAGKTTLTEKLLLFGGAIQMAGSVKGRKAARHATSDWMALEKERGISVTSSVMQFPYEGRIVNLLDTPGHADFGEDTYRVLTAVDSALMVIDVAKGVEERTIKLMEVCRLRDTPIMGFINKLDREGKAPIDLLDEIESVLGIQCAPVTWPIGMGSRLKGVVHLVSGEVHLYESGRNFTRQDSTIFASIDAPELAERIGSAMLAELREELELVQGASHPFDREAYLAGKQAPVFFGSAVNNFGVQPLLDFFVEHAPSPRPRATTSRQVEPGEDRLTGFVFKIQANMDPQHRDRVAFMRVCSGRFQAGMKAFHVRSGKELKLANALTFMASDREIAAEAWPGDVIGIHNHGTISIGDTFTEGEALVFTGIPNFAPELFRRARLRDPLKLKQLQKGLAQLSEEGATQFFRPLMSNDLVLGAVGMLQFDVVAYRLKDEYGVDAAFEPVGISTARWVRGGDARKQEEFRDKNALNLAIDAAGELVYLAPSRVNLQLTQERWPDLVFAATRETQG; this is encoded by the coding sequence ATGACCACCCCCGCCCAGGAAGCCGCGCGCCGGCGCACTTTCGCGATCATCTCGCACCCGGACGCCGGCAAGACCACGCTCACCGAGAAGCTGCTGCTGTTCGGCGGCGCCATCCAGATGGCCGGCTCGGTCAAGGGCCGCAAGGCGGCCCGCCACGCCACCTCGGACTGGATGGCGCTGGAGAAGGAGCGCGGCATCTCGGTGACCAGCTCGGTGATGCAGTTCCCCTACGAGGGCCGCATCGTCAACCTGCTCGACACCCCCGGCCACGCCGACTTCGGCGAGGACACCTACCGCGTGCTCACCGCGGTCGACTCCGCGCTGATGGTGATCGACGTCGCCAAGGGCGTCGAGGAGCGCACCATCAAGCTGATGGAGGTGTGCCGCCTGCGCGACACGCCGATCATGGGCTTCATCAACAAGCTCGACCGCGAAGGCAAGGCGCCGATCGACCTGCTCGACGAGATCGAGTCGGTGCTCGGCATCCAGTGCGCGCCGGTGACCTGGCCGATCGGCATGGGCTCGCGCCTGAAGGGCGTCGTGCACCTGGTCAGCGGCGAGGTCCACCTGTACGAGTCCGGCCGCAACTTCACGCGCCAGGACTCGACCATCTTCGCTTCCATCGACGCGCCGGAACTGGCCGAACGGATCGGCTCGGCCATGCTCGCCGAGCTGCGCGAGGAACTGGAGCTGGTCCAGGGCGCCAGCCACCCGTTCGACCGCGAGGCCTACCTGGCCGGCAAACAGGCACCGGTGTTCTTCGGCTCGGCGGTCAACAACTTCGGCGTGCAGCCGCTGCTGGATTTCTTCGTCGAGCACGCGCCGTCGCCGCGGCCGCGCGCAACCACCAGCCGCCAGGTCGAACCCGGCGAGGACCGGCTGACCGGCTTCGTGTTCAAGATCCAGGCCAACATGGATCCGCAGCACCGCGACCGCGTCGCCTTCATGCGCGTGTGCTCGGGGCGCTTCCAGGCCGGCATGAAGGCCTTCCACGTGCGCAGCGGCAAGGAGCTCAAGCTGGCCAACGCGCTGACCTTCATGGCCTCCGACCGCGAGATCGCCGCCGAGGCCTGGCCGGGCGACGTGATCGGTATCCACAACCACGGCACCATCTCGATCGGCGACACCTTCACCGAGGGCGAGGCGCTGGTCTTCACCGGCATCCCCAACTTCGCGCCCGAGCTGTTCCGGCGCGCCCGCCTGCGCGATCCGCTCAAGCTCAAGCAGCTCCAGAAGGGTCTGGCCCAGCTCAGCGAGGAAGGCGCCACCCAGTTCTTCCGGCCGCTGATGAGCAACGACCTGGTGCTGGGCGCGGTCGGCATGCTGCAGTTCGACGTCGTGGCCTACAGGCTCAAGGACGAGTACGGCGTCGACGCCGCCTTCGAACCGGTCGGCATCAGCACGGCGCGCTGGGTGCGCGGCGGCGATGCCCGCAAGCAGGAGGAGTTCCGCGACAAGAACGCCCTGAACCTGGCCATCGACGCCGCCGGTGAGCTGGTCTATCTGGCGCCCAGCCGGGTCAACCTGCAGCTCACCCAGGAACGATGGCCGGACCTGGTGTTCGCGGCGACGCGGGAGACGCAGGGGTAG
- a CDS encoding M23 family metallopeptidase: MPQVRANRHRSGGACGALLALLACLLVAGVVRAKQLYEYIDEHGIRHFTDVPPVTDAPVKATRVRVDPSPLVRLETRGEGGQASTVWVHSRFAGPLEVELALTEVRNALAEPRLPRRVVLAPRASVQVTRVRSYDPYQDAAWRVEVVAVPGDPRSAPDPTVRYRLPLPSGTRYAIGQAFGGRFSHGDEQNYHAVDLGVDEGTPVLAARDGIVIQVERDFYESGQDRRLGDRANVVRVLHEDGTMAVYAHLAFESVLVREGSVVLAGQRLGAAGATGFATGPHLHFVVQRNEGLRLVSIPFHFDGPDGAWTPQAGERWRLVP; this comes from the coding sequence ATGCCGCAGGTGCGGGCCAATCGGCATCGATCGGGGGGCGCCTGTGGCGCCCTCCTGGCGCTGCTCGCCTGCCTTCTGGTCGCCGGCGTGGTGCGGGCCAAGCAGCTCTACGAATACATCGACGAACACGGCATCCGCCATTTCACGGACGTGCCGCCGGTCACCGACGCGCCGGTCAAGGCCACCCGGGTGCGCGTCGACCCCTCGCCCCTGGTGCGTCTGGAAACCCGCGGCGAAGGCGGCCAGGCCAGCACCGTGTGGGTGCACAGCCGCTTCGCCGGGCCGCTGGAGGTGGAGCTGGCGCTGACCGAGGTGCGCAACGCCCTGGCCGAACCGCGGCTGCCGCGGCGGGTGGTGCTGGCGCCGCGCGCCAGCGTCCAGGTGACCCGGGTGCGCTCCTACGATCCCTACCAGGACGCCGCCTGGCGGGTGGAGGTGGTGGCCGTGCCCGGCGACCCGCGCAGCGCCCCCGACCCGACGGTGCGCTATCGCCTGCCGCTGCCCTCCGGCACCCGCTACGCGATCGGCCAGGCTTTCGGCGGCCGCTTCAGCCACGGTGACGAGCAGAACTACCACGCCGTCGACCTGGGCGTCGACGAAGGCACCCCGGTGCTGGCCGCCCGCGACGGCATCGTCATCCAGGTCGAGCGCGACTTCTACGAATCCGGCCAGGATCGCCGCCTGGGCGACCGCGCCAACGTGGTCCGCGTCCTGCACGAGGACGGCACCATGGCGGTGTACGCCCACCTGGCCTTCGAGAGCGTCCTGGTGCGCGAGGGCAGCGTGGTCCTTGCCGGCCAGCGTCTGGGCGCGGCCGGCGCCACCGGCTTCGCGACCGGCCCGCACCTGCACTTCGTCGTCCAGCGCAACGAGGGACTGCGCCTGGTCTCGATCCCGTTCCACTTCGACGGCCCGGACGGTGCCTGGACGCCGCAGGCCGGCGAGCGCTGGCGGCTGGTGCCCTGA
- a CDS encoding 50S ribosome-binding GTPase has protein sequence MVSTRLLRCLLFALLAAAVGGALLLALLAIDTSLSVWQRLQGLPAGFGYLYGALLGAAGLGVAWLGWRLLRRRRPRRRPPPPPVTRADIERRAQRLVEVGATAPAVADELAELDRRAGSGHVWVVVFGAVNAGKSALVRALAPQATTASDALAGTTRAVEHVHGALPDGRPLVLADVPGTQEDPGRETLAREEVLRAHWVLYVCAGDLSRSQAAEVDWLKAFGKPFALVLNQADRYRPEELAQLQRRLRERVDAPLVTVSAGGEEAVEQDGTLAWRQRPPEVAPLQALLARRLAAGPQALEAARSQAVLGGLDARLSAVETADRAARCEAAVGKYTRRAVVGALAAVAPGSDLVIQGALATGLVRELAAIHEVPVRQIDIDALVARATGTLRTTTAVVLAIAGNAAKAFPGLGTLGGGVAHAVAYGMIFDSLGRAVAATLAESGRLDAQAAVDAFADTLRATPRPPVLGLLGAVLAERVVDRAKAREESRP, from the coding sequence ATGGTCTCCACCCGTCTGCTTCGCTGTCTCCTGTTCGCACTGCTCGCCGCGGCGGTCGGCGGCGCCCTGCTGCTGGCCCTGCTGGCGATCGACACCTCGCTGTCGGTCTGGCAGCGCCTGCAGGGCCTGCCGGCCGGCTTCGGCTACCTGTATGGCGCGCTGCTGGGCGCCGCCGGCCTGGGCGTGGCCTGGCTCGGCTGGCGCCTGCTGCGCCGTCGCCGTCCCCGGCGCCGGCCGCCGCCGCCGCCGGTGACCCGCGCCGACATCGAGCGCCGTGCCCAGCGCCTGGTCGAGGTCGGTGCCACGGCGCCCGCGGTCGCCGATGAACTGGCCGAGCTCGACCGCCGGGCCGGCTCCGGCCATGTCTGGGTGGTGGTGTTCGGCGCCGTCAATGCCGGCAAGAGCGCCCTGGTGCGCGCCCTGGCGCCGCAGGCGACCACCGCCAGCGATGCCCTGGCGGGAACCACCCGGGCCGTCGAGCACGTCCACGGCGCGCTGCCCGATGGCCGCCCCCTGGTGCTGGCCGACGTGCCGGGCACCCAGGAGGATCCCGGCCGCGAGACGCTGGCGCGCGAGGAGGTGCTGCGCGCCCACTGGGTCCTGTACGTGTGCGCCGGCGACCTCAGCCGCAGCCAGGCCGCCGAGGTCGACTGGCTGAAGGCCTTCGGCAAGCCGTTCGCCCTGGTGCTGAACCAGGCCGACCGCTACCGGCCCGAGGAGCTGGCGCAGCTGCAGCGTCGGCTGCGCGAACGCGTCGACGCGCCGCTGGTGACGGTCAGTGCCGGTGGCGAGGAGGCAGTCGAGCAGGACGGCACGCTGGCCTGGCGGCAACGCCCGCCCGAGGTCGCGCCGTTGCAGGCCCTGCTGGCGCGCCGCCTGGCGGCGGGCCCGCAGGCGCTTGAGGCGGCGCGCAGCCAGGCGGTGCTGGGCGGGCTGGATGCCCGGCTGTCCGCGGTCGAGACTGCCGACCGCGCCGCGCGCTGCGAAGCCGCGGTCGGCAAGTACACGCGCCGCGCCGTGGTCGGCGCCCTGGCGGCGGTGGCGCCGGGCAGCGACCTGGTCATCCAGGGCGCCCTGGCCACCGGACTGGTGCGCGAGCTGGCCGCCATCCACGAGGTCCCGGTCCGGCAGATCGACATCGACGCCCTGGTGGCGCGCGCCACCGGCACCTTGCGCACCACCACAGCGGTTGTGCTGGCGATCGCCGGCAACGCGGCCAAGGCCTTCCCCGGCCTGGGCACCCTGGGCGGCGGCGTGGCCCACGCGGTCGCCTACGGGATGATCTTCGACAGCCTGGGCCGGGCGGTTGCCGCGACCCTGGCAGAGTCCGGCCGGCTGGACGCGCAGGCCGCCGTCGACGCCTTCGCCGACACCCTGCGCGCCACGCCGCGGCCGCCGGTGCTGGGCCTGCTCGGCGCCGTGCTGGCCGAGCGCGTGGTCGATCGCGCGAAGGCGCGTGAGGAGAGCCGTCCATGA
- a CDS encoding polyisoprenoid-binding protein, which produces MNPRLPTFVLLASMLAAPLAAQPAWYQIDPVHTRVLFFVEHARFSRSIGLFRPVEGGLWFDEADWTRSRVEICLPLASLDMGDRAWENTLRRSAFFDAGRHPAICLRSQRIERLDQRRGRLHGLLEVRGIAREVVFEFTVNDVRRFSLTRKRRMGVSATATVSRAAFGMTRDPTLIGDAVEIVIELEAEPAPAPAGDDPEER; this is translated from the coding sequence ATGAACCCGCGGCTGCCGACCTTCGTCCTGCTGGCATCGATGCTCGCCGCGCCGCTGGCCGCGCAGCCGGCCTGGTACCAGATCGACCCGGTGCATACCCGGGTCCTGTTCTTCGTCGAGCACGCGCGCTTCTCGCGCAGCATCGGCCTGTTCCGGCCCGTCGAGGGCGGGCTGTGGTTCGACGAGGCGGACTGGACGCGCAGCCGGGTCGAGATCTGCCTGCCGCTGGCCAGCCTGGACATGGGCGACCGCGCCTGGGAGAACACCCTGCGCCGGTCCGCCTTCTTCGACGCCGGCCGGCACCCGGCGATCTGCCTGCGCTCGCAACGCATCGAGCGCCTGGACCAGCGCCGCGGGCGCCTGCATGGCCTGCTCGAGGTGCGCGGCATCGCCCGCGAGGTGGTGTTCGAATTCACGGTCAACGACGTGCGGCGCTTTTCCCTGACCCGCAAGCGACGCATGGGCGTCAGCGCCACCGCCACGGTCTCGCGCGCCGCCTTCGGCATGACCCGCGACCCGACCCTGATCGGCGACGCCGTCGAGATCGTGATCGAACTTGAGGCCGAGCCGGCGCCCGCGCCGGCCGGCGATGACCCGGAGGAGAGATGA
- a CDS encoding cytochrome b/b6 domain-containing protein, with the protein MALRSGPTDWSTPIKILHWLLALAVLAMVVFGFVMKYGDFSQVERIRLYNLHKSTGLTVLVLAVLRLLIRLVDRRRPVLPPMPAWQRATAAFTHVFLYVALIGMPLSGWLYNSASGFPLRWFGLFPVPALSGRDSGLKDLAGEIHFALALLLVLVVIVHAGAALTHHFQHRDNVLRSMLPRLRRGAAGALLAAALLPALLVSGTARAQAPSWVPEGEAVLAFRGSYQGEAFEGRFARFTPQVRFDPDDLAGSGIEVDIELASAATGIEDYDGTMQSAEFFDSARFPRARFVAGNLRTEGEGYLADAELTLRDRTVPLAFPFVFEIDGERAVLTAKVTLKRLDFGVGTGEWADTALIANEVEVRVELPLRRAPAP; encoded by the coding sequence ATGGCCTTGCGCAGTGGACCGACCGACTGGAGCACCCCGATCAAGATCCTGCACTGGCTGCTGGCGCTGGCGGTGCTGGCCATGGTGGTGTTCGGCTTCGTCATGAAGTACGGCGACTTCAGCCAGGTCGAGCGGATCCGCCTGTACAACCTGCACAAGTCGACCGGCCTGACGGTGCTGGTGCTGGCCGTGCTGCGTCTGCTCATCCGCCTGGTCGACCGGCGTCGGCCGGTGCTGCCGCCGATGCCGGCCTGGCAGCGCGCCACCGCCGCCTTCACCCATGTCTTCCTGTACGTGGCGCTGATCGGCATGCCGTTGTCGGGCTGGCTCTACAACTCGGCCTCGGGATTCCCGCTGCGCTGGTTCGGCCTGTTCCCGGTGCCGGCACTGAGCGGCCGCGACAGCGGCCTCAAGGACCTGGCCGGCGAGATCCATTTCGCGCTGGCCCTGCTGCTGGTGCTGGTGGTGATCGTCCACGCCGGCGCCGCGCTGACCCACCATTTCCAGCATCGCGACAATGTCCTGCGCAGCATGCTGCCGCGCCTGCGCAGGGGCGCCGCCGGCGCCCTGCTGGCGGCCGCGCTGCTGCCGGCCTTGCTGGTGTCCGGCACCGCGCGCGCGCAGGCGCCGTCCTGGGTGCCGGAGGGCGAGGCGGTGCTGGCGTTCCGTGGCAGCTACCAGGGCGAGGCCTTCGAGGGCCGCTTCGCGCGCTTCACCCCGCAGGTGCGCTTCGACCCCGACGACCTGGCCGGTTCCGGCATCGAGGTCGACATCGAGCTGGCCAGCGCCGCGACCGGCATCGAGGACTACGACGGCACGATGCAGTCGGCGGAGTTCTTCGACAGCGCACGGTTTCCGCGGGCCCGCTTCGTGGCCGGCAACCTGCGCACCGAGGGCGAGGGCTACCTGGCCGATGCCGAGCTGACCCTGCGCGACCGCACCGTGCCGCTGGCCTTTCCGTTCGTCTTCGAGATCGACGGCGAGCGTGCCGTGCTGACGGCAAAGGTGACGCTCAAGCGCCTGGACTTCGGGGTCGGCACCGGCGAGTGGGCCGATACCGCGCTGATCGCCAACGAGGTCGAGGTGCGCGTCGAGCTGCCGCTGCGGCGCGCGCCGGCGCCTTGA